The Astyanax mexicanus isolate ESR-SI-001 chromosome 7, AstMex3_surface, whole genome shotgun sequence genome has a window encoding:
- the sdhaf4 gene encoding succinate dehydrogenase assembly factor 4, mitochondrial has protein sequence MALFRVCSVSRCLVRNGLLAESLTVCSSSRTAGYSSGGVLKDKEPLRKAKTPQGKFDTDDKDSPAKDVLEKFPDDVNPYTKERGGPRGPEPTRYGDWERKGRCIDF, from the exons ATGGCGCTTTTTCGTGTCTGTTCTGTTAGCAGGTGTTTAGTGAGGAACGGGCTGCTTGCGGAGTCATTAACAG TATGCTCCAGCTCCAGGACTGCTGGATACTCATCCGGCGGGGTGTTAAAGGATAAAGAGCCGCTCCGCAAAGCAAAAACACCCCAGGGCAAGTTCGACACGGACGACAAAGACTCGCCAGCTAAAGACGTCCTTGAGA agttTCCAGATGATGTGAATCCATACACAAAAGAAAGAGGTGGTCCCAGAGGCCCTGAGCCGACACGGTATGGAGACTGGGAGAGAAAGGGACGCTGTATTGACTTTTAG